A genomic region of Pseudoalteromonas piscicida contains the following coding sequences:
- a CDS encoding transketolase family protein produces the protein MRNAFARVLTELAKDDESLLLFYADIGNRLFNPLKEFAEERAINAGIAEANMASMAAGSAMMGHKPFIYTITPFTTSRNFEQIKIDIAYQNQPVVIVGTGSGLSYANLGPTHHSFEDIALMRALPNMHVVCPADAYELEQLMPQLIELNAPCYFRIGKKNEPAVHEGNPALTFGKVHVMQPGERIAVLSTGTIMPLAQALVSELTERGLSPELVSFHTVKPLDQAYLNDAITRFDHVITLEEHNVSGGFGSAVLEYFSEQANWPRVHRFGIPDRFIDQVHSTADARAKAGLTVPDIMSTLSERGVV, from the coding sequence ATGAGAAACGCATTTGCACGAGTCCTGACTGAGCTTGCTAAAGACGACGAATCACTGTTGCTCTTTTACGCAGATATAGGTAACCGGTTGTTTAACCCCTTAAAGGAGTTTGCCGAAGAGCGCGCTATCAACGCGGGAATTGCGGAAGCGAATATGGCCTCTATGGCCGCTGGTAGCGCCATGATGGGCCATAAGCCCTTTATTTATACTATCACCCCGTTTACCACGTCACGTAACTTTGAACAGATCAAAATTGATATCGCTTATCAGAATCAGCCTGTGGTCATCGTCGGCACCGGCTCTGGCTTATCTTACGCTAACCTGGGTCCCACTCATCACTCATTCGAAGATATTGCGCTGATGCGCGCACTGCCAAATATGCACGTGGTCTGCCCGGCTGACGCATACGAGCTTGAGCAACTGATGCCACAGCTGATAGAGCTTAACGCTCCTTGCTACTTCAGAATTGGTAAGAAAAACGAGCCGGCAGTCCACGAAGGAAACCCTGCCCTTACCTTTGGCAAGGTGCATGTGATGCAACCAGGTGAGCGCATTGCCGTGCTGAGTACTGGTACCATTATGCCTCTTGCACAAGCATTAGTAAGCGAACTGACGGAGCGCGGATTATCGCCAGAACTGGTGAGTTTCCACACCGTAAAACCGCTCGACCAAGCGTATTTAAACGATGCGATAACCCGTTTTGACCATGTGATCACACTCGAAGAACACAATGTCAGCGGTGGCTTTGGTAGCGCTGTGCTGGAGTACTTTAGTGAACAGGCAAACTGGCCACGGGTGCACCGTTTCGGGATCCCGGACCGCTTTATCGATCAGGTGCATTCCACCGCAGATGCAAGAGCCAAAGCGGGTCTGACTGTGCCTGATATTATGAGCACCTTATCAGAGCGAGGTGTGGTGTGA